Genomic DNA from Deltaproteobacteria bacterium:
TTCAGTTCCGTAATGCCGTGGGCCTGGGCAAGGAGGCAGTCCCCGGACCTAAGATTTCGGCGGGCGAAATATTTTTATTGATTCAAGCGAGGGAGGTGAGAGATGGAAAGGTTGTTTTGATTCACGATTCGTGAGAGGGAAGAAACGGGGTAAAAGCCTGCTCCATGGGAAGCAAATTATTTAACAGTAAAGGAGGGCAATGATGAGAAAGGCATTCGTGATTGGTCTTTTAATTGTGCTGGTCGTAGGCGGGATGGTGATAGGCCGGACCCAGGAGGTCATGGCGAAGACCATCGAGCTGAAACTGGCCCACTTCATGTCCCCGATGCATGTTCAGCATCGCAAGTCCTTCGTCCCCTTTGCCGAGAAGGTGGAAAAGTTGACTGGTGGACAGGTCAAGATCAAAATCTTTCCCGGAGGCGCCCTCGGGGGACCCAAACAACTGCCCGATGCGGTCAAGGCGGGCATAACCGACATGGCCTTCATCATTCCTTCATATACCACGGGCCGATTCCCCAGAATGGCTGTCCTGGACCTTCCCTTCATGGTCGAGAGTGCTACACATGCCACCAAAGTGATCTACGACCTGTTTGACAAGTACCTCGCTGAGGATTTCAAGGATTACAAGGTGCTGTGGTTTTATTCATGCGGGGCCGGCCAGTTACATTCTGCAACAAAGCCCATCAGGAAGGTGAGCGACCTGAAGGATATGAAGATGCGTGCTCCTTCTGCTTACATGAGCAAGGCCTTGAAGCTCATGGGCTCGACCTCGGTCGGCATGCCTATTTCGGAATTGACTATATCCTTGCAGAAAGGGGTCATTGACGGGATGTTGACACCCTTCAGCGCCATTCCCGACTTCAGGTTGTGGGATCTGGTCAAGTATGTGACCCATGTCAATATGTATGTATCCCCCATGGCCGTGGTGATGAACAAAGAGAAGTTTAATTCCCTTCCCGCCGAGGCAAGAAAGGCTATAGATGAGGCGTCGGGAAGACAGTGGGGGTTGCACGCGGCCCAGGTGTACGACCAGGAAGACCAGGAGGTCGTGGATAAGATCAAGCAAGGGAGCAAGATCAAACTCATCGAGCTTTCCGATGGCGAAAAGCAGGCATTTGTGAAACACCTTGCGGTCATGAAGACCGACTGGGTGAAGGAGATGGCCAAGAAGGGACTTCCCGGCAAGGAACTCCTGGATGCCGCCCATGCCTCTGCTGAGAGAAATAAGTAATGGAGTGTTTCTTATGTAATTAAAGCGGGAAGGGGCCGATTCACGGTCCCTTCCCGCAAGGAAAGGGCTTGCGCGTGTTATGAAAGACAAGGGATTGAGTCGATGGATCGAGGGCTGGGTGTATCCGGTTTCCAGGGTCATGAATCGGATTGCCTCGATCGCCCTTTTCGTAATGATGGTATTGACAATGGTGGATGTTTTCGGGAGAAAGGTCTTCAGCCATTCGATTCACGGGGCTGTCGAACTCACGGAATTCCTGCTGGTGATCCTCATCTTTTTCTCCCTTGCACAGACCGAGGTTCGGAATGGTCACGTACAGATCGACCTCATCTTGTCGAAGTTCGGGAAGCGGGTTCAGGGGGTGGTAAACGCTATAACCCAGCTTTCCGGATCTGTTTTATGCGGGCTGATTACCTGGTCGACATTTCTTTATGCCGAAAAGATGCGGCTTTCCGGAGAGGTATCACAGGATCTCTGGATCCCGAAATTCCCCTTTGTCTATGTGGTGGCATTGGGTTGCGGGATTCTGGCCTTCACTCTTTTGGTGAACTTTTTCACTTCGTTGTCAAAGGTGGTTAAGTCATGAGTCCGGTCGTAGTAGGCGTCGCGGGGATTATATTGTTGCTGGTATTGATTTCCATGCGGATGCAGATCGGTCTCAGCATGGCCCTGGTGGGTTTCTTGGGATTCGGGATCCTGGTCTCGATGAAACCGGGATTTACACTCCTGGGAATGGAGCCGTTCAAGATCGGGGCCAGTTACGGCCTGACAGTGATTCCCCTTTTCATCCTCATGGGTCAGTTCGCCAATTACTCCAACATGGGCACGGAGATCTACCAGACGGTGTATCGTTGGGTCGGTTTCCTGCCCGGGGGGCTGGCCATGGCCACTATCGGGGCGTGCGGCGGGTTCGCCGCGATCTCGGGGTCTTCCCTCGCATCAGCCGCGACCATGGGAATGGTGGCCCTGCCGGAGATGAAACGGTTCAAGTACGATGATGCTCTCGCCACGGGATGTATCGCGGCAGGGGGAACCCTCGGGATTCTGATTCCACCGAGCACAGTGATGATCATTTACGGTATCCTGACGGAACAATCCATCGGAACCCTGTTCATCGCCGGCGTACTTCCCGGGATCTTGCTCATAGGCCTCTTCATCTTCTCAATTTTCCTCCTGACCCGGTGGAAGCCGGATCTCGCCCCTCCGGGTCCCAAATTCAGCATGAGGGAAAAGATCCATTCTCTCAAGGATACATGGAGCATCCTTTGCCTCTTTCTCTTGGTAATCGGGGGATTGTACGCGGGATGGTTCACCCCCACGGAGGCAGCCGGTGTGGGGGCTTTCGGGGCTTTTCTCATTACGATTTTGAAAGGACGCCTCAACTGGGAGAGCCTCAAGGGATCCCTCGCCCAGACGACCTTGACCACGGCCATGGTCTTTCTCATCCTGATCGGGGCCCACATTTTCGGCTACTTCCTCACTGTCAGCCAGATACCCGATCAGCTTTCCGGGCTGGTCGTGGGGGCCGGGTTGAATCGATACGTAGTGCTGGCCTTGCTGGTCCTTGCCTATATCATCCTGGGGTGTTTCATGGAGGGGCTGGCCATCATGGTCCTAACCATACCCATCGTTTATCCCATGATCATCACTATGGGTTTCGATCCCATCTGGTTCGGGGTGATTATCACATTGGTCATGGAAATGAGCCTGATTACTCCACCGGTTGGGATCAACGTGTTTATCATCAGCGGGATCACCAAAGAGGTTCCGATGGAAACCATATTCAAGGGTGTAATCCCCTTCTGGTTTTCCATGCTTGTGTGCATCATACTGCTCTGCGCTTTCCCTGGAATCGCCCTATGGCTTCCAACGACCATGGGGGGCTGAGAGTGGGGCTGACTGTGTAAATCCCATACGCCCGAGGAAAAAAAGCGGAAACCCGGTTTAACAACGACCCGGTTTCCACTTTTTTTTTCGCCTGCGTTTGCCTTGCCTCAGCTGCGCTCGCTACGTTTTTCAACGACCTGTTAATGTCCCAATCTGGGAATGGGGAACCTCGGGCCTTCAGGCGAAAACTTTAGTCGGATCGTTTTTTTGAGTAGGGTCAAGGATTCAAGGGGTCCAGGGTTCGAGTGAGAAATCGGGATTTGAGAAAAGATGATTTTCAACTGACCCCTTGACAAATGCCTTCTCATGAAAGTCATTTCAGAAAAGGGCCATCGGCCCTTGCTCGAACTATCCTTCCAGGCAGAAAAGGACCGAAAACATCAAGCCTTGGTACTTGAATTTCAACTGTAACTGAACCTCTTGAGCAGGAGTGACAAATGGGCCTTTTTCAAAGGTCTTTAAGCATTATCAGGGTTGCGAACCGTCCTGTGGTTCCTTCCCCTCGGTAGGAAAAGAATAGATCGGTTCTGCATCTGGTGCAGAGTCCCGCCACTTCGATGTGGTTTTCTTCAAGCCCCGCCTCGATGAGTTGAAACCGACTGATTTCCCAAAGGTTGAAATAATTCTCTCTGACCATGAAGGGCCTGAATTCCTTTGGAAAGATCTCCTCATGGGTTACGAATTCGGCGCAGCACGGCCCAAGGGAAGGCCCGATACCAGCCAGGATTTCGGCCGGGTTGCACCCGAATTCCTTTCTCATTGTTTCCACCACGGCCCCGAGGATGTTTTGCCGGTTACCCCTCCAACCGCAATGCACATTGGCGATGACCCTTCGGGAGGGATCATAGAGCAATACGGCCTGGCAGTCGGCCTGTTTCACCAT
This window encodes:
- a CDS encoding TRAP transporter substrate-binding protein; the protein is MMRKAFVIGLLIVLVVGGMVIGRTQEVMAKTIELKLAHFMSPMHVQHRKSFVPFAEKVEKLTGGQVKIKIFPGGALGGPKQLPDAVKAGITDMAFIIPSYTTGRFPRMAVLDLPFMVESATHATKVIYDLFDKYLAEDFKDYKVLWFYSCGAGQLHSATKPIRKVSDLKDMKMRAPSAYMSKALKLMGSTSVGMPISELTISLQKGVIDGMLTPFSAIPDFRLWDLVKYVTHVNMYVSPMAVVMNKEKFNSLPAEARKAIDEASGRQWGLHAAQVYDQEDQEVVDKIKQGSKIKLIELSDGEKQAFVKHLAVMKTDWVKEMAKKGLPGKELLDAAHASAERNK
- a CDS encoding TRAP transporter small permease, with product MKDKGLSRWIEGWVYPVSRVMNRIASIALFVMMVLTMVDVFGRKVFSHSIHGAVELTEFLLVILIFFSLAQTEVRNGHVQIDLILSKFGKRVQGVVNAITQLSGSVLCGLITWSTFLYAEKMRLSGEVSQDLWIPKFPFVYVVALGCGILAFTLLVNFFTSLSKVVKS
- a CDS encoding TRAP transporter large permease, whose amino-acid sequence is MSPVVVGVAGIILLLVLISMRMQIGLSMALVGFLGFGILVSMKPGFTLLGMEPFKIGASYGLTVIPLFILMGQFANYSNMGTEIYQTVYRWVGFLPGGLAMATIGACGGFAAISGSSLASAATMGMVALPEMKRFKYDDALATGCIAAGGTLGILIPPSTVMIIYGILTEQSIGTLFIAGVLPGILLIGLFIFSIFLLTRWKPDLAPPGPKFSMREKIHSLKDTWSILCLFLLVIGGLYAGWFTPTEAAGVGAFGAFLITILKGRLNWESLKGSLAQTTLTTAMVFLILIGAHIFGYFLTVSQIPDQLSGLVVGAGLNRYVVLALLVLAYIILGCFMEGLAIMVLTIPIVYPMIITMGFDPIWFGVIITLVMEMSLITPPVGINVFIISGITKEVPMETIFKGVIPFWFSMLVCIILLCAFPGIALWLPTTMGG
- the pgeF gene encoding peptidoglycan editing factor PgeF, translated to MPLFQFSVLSPCEGLNHAVFTRHGGVSRPPFHTLNTAFGNGDDPGRVRENLRRIKDILHARALAFMDQVHGKEILVLKGKATRAPLPEPLQGDALITDGEGIALMVKQADCQAVLLYDPSRRVIANVHCGWRGNRQNILGAVVETMRKEFGCNPAEILAGIGPSLGPCCAEFVTHEEIFPKEFRPFMVRENYFNLWEISRFQLIEAGLEENHIEVAGLCTRCRTDLFFSYRGEGTTGRFATLIMLKDL